The following proteins are encoded in a genomic region of Brachypodium distachyon strain Bd21 chromosome 1, Brachypodium_distachyon_v3.0, whole genome shotgun sequence:
- the LOC112272044 gene encoding uncharacterized protein LOC112272044 — protein sequence MHYKGICEAGSAVGVVQEVDMSSLIKFSLARVKVGVRGPHSVPDSTEITTDPFIYDAYYEVESVVEVGGLLDQDGNVIGLARKESDGLSDDRDPKRNRLENMQTTSVESPVMVDDAEGVGCLDGNKLPSDVEKMIQEELDRRIAAQLHKIEERALAAAMAKIQNMQNKDTSLLADGGTDLDGAIDDEEDFEEEEMNKMQDSEEVDYESSQDLQNRVNMALNGEDPNPKKPKRKTKTPNEDIHLKLRPQGDGTIMDKAKEMASKKNLNPKETKGATGASTRS from the exons ATGCATTATAAAGGCATCTGTGAAGCTGGCTCAGCCGTTGGAGTGGTGCAGGAAGTTGACATGTCCTCTCTGATCAAGTTCTCTTTAGCTAGAGTGAAGGTGGGAGTTAGAGGTCCTCACTCTGTGCCTGACAGCACTGAAATTACTACAGACCCTTTCATCTATGATGCTTACTATGAGGTTGAAtctgtggtggaggtgggtgGACTTCTGGATCAAGATGGTAATGTCATTGGGCTGGCCAGGAAAGAGAGTGATGGTTTAAGTGATGATAGAGATCCCAAGAGGAACAGATTGGAGAATATGCAGACTACATCTGTGGAAAGTCCTGTGATGGTGGATGATGCTGAAGGGGTGGGCTGTCTAGATGGGAACAAGCTACCAAGTGATGTGGAAAAAATGATCCAAGAGGAACTTGATAGAAGAATTGCAGCTCAGCTACACAAAATTGAGGAGAGAGCCTTGGCTGCAGCCATGGCCAAGAtacaaaatatgcaaaacaaAGATACTTCTCTGTTGGCTGATGGGGGTACTGATCTGGATGGAGCTATAGATGATGAAGAGGActttgaggaggaggagatgaacAAGATGCAAGACAGTGAGGAGGTCGATTATGAGTCTTCCCAAGATCTGCAGAACAGAGTTAATATGGCCCTCAATGGTGAAGATCCAAACCCCAAGAAACCAAAGCGCAAGACCAAGACTCCCAATGAAGATATTCATCTAAAACTGCGTCCACAAGGGGATGGTACCATTATGGACAAGGCAAAAGAAATGgccagcaaaaaaaatctgaatcccAAAG AAACCAAGGGTGCAACAGGCGCTTCAACAAGGAGCTGA